The genomic segment CGTCGCCCCTGTAGGGGTCACGCGTGCGTGACCCAGCCGGCCCATCAGGGCCGGGAACAGGACCACCGACCCGGGACGCATGCCCACGCGCGGCAGGCATGCACCCCTCACCCCCCCGGCCCCCTCTCCCGCACACCGCGGGAGAGGGGGTGGCGAGCGCCAGCGAGCCGGGGGTGAGGGGTGTCTCCTCGGGCGCGGCACGCCTCGCCCCGACGAGGAACACGCGGCGAGGGTGCCGCGGAAGCGGCGGGGGTGAGGAGGGTCTTCGGCCGGGCGCGCTGTGTCCCGGCTGGTGCAGGGCCTGTCGCCTCAGCTCGTGACCCAGGCGTTGAACCGCTGGACGACCTCGTCCAGGTGGTCGGCCCACCACTGGTAGTCCGGGTAGACCTGCAGCTTCTTGTTCTCCGGCGCGCTCGGCAGCACCGCGACGCCGTCGGGTGGCAGCGCCTCGAACGCCCGCTGGTTGGCTGGGCCGTCCGGATAGATCATGGCGAAGGCACGCTGCACCTCCGGCCGCAGCGCGAAGTTGATGAAGTCGTGCGCCACGTCGACGTTCTTGGAGCCGCGTGGGATGACGAGCGAGTCGCTGGAGAGCCGCCCCTGGTTCCAGGTGTACCCGAGCTGGGTGTTCCCCTGCTCGATGAGGAACTGAATGCGGGCGATCCAGGCATCGGTCAGGTCGACCTCGCCGTCCGTCAGGAGCTGGGCAGGTTGTGCACCGGATTCCCACCAGACGGTGATGTGCGGCTTGATCCGGTCGAGCGAGCGGAAGGCACGGTCGATATCCAGCGGGTAGAGCTGGTCGATCGGGACGCCGTCGGCCAGGAGCGCCGCCTCGATCGGCCCCCATTGCGCGTACTTCTGGAAGGCGCGCACGCCGGGAAAGCCCTGGACGTCCCAGAAGTCGGCCCAGCTGTTGGGCGGCTTGTTCGGGAACTTGTCCTTCCGGTAGCCAAGACAGGTGGAATAGTAGTAATACCCCACGCCGTGCTCGAGGACCAGTTCGGGGAAGATGTCTTTGGTGTCGATCTTGCTGTAGTCGAGTGGTTCGAGGAGGTTGAGGCGCCCCATCGGGATGACCGACTCGGTCCCCACGTCGACGACGTCCCACTGGACGTTCCCCGACTCGACCATGGTGCGCAGCTTGGCCTCGTCGGTCGTATCTTCGACGATCTGGCAGCCGGTCAGCCGGGCGAACGGCTGGTAGATCGCCTTGCGCAGGGCGTCCTGGAGCGCACCGCCCCAGGAGGTGACGACCAACGTCCGTCCCTTCCAGCGGTTGGGGTCGTCGTAGCCGGGGACGGTGAGCTCGCCGGATGCCGCGGTCGCCGGCGTCGGCGTCGCTGCTGCGCCAGCAGTCGGCGTGGTGACGCTCGGTGTCGGGGTCGCTTGGGACTGTCGGCAAGCAGCGAGAGTGGTGGCGGCGAGCACACCACCGAGGAAGGCACGTCGGCGCAGCCGGTGTTGCTGGCTGAAGAAGCGGAGCAGTGCATCGGAGCGGTCGGGCATGAAAGCACCTCCTCTCGCCGGTCGGGAGCTGTCGTCGCTACCGGCTTCGTGGTCTGTATCGGTTCGCGCGTCGCCCGCTACCGCGTCGGGAAGGGCAGCGCGATCGCGTCGCGCACCTTGCCGGGCTCGCGGAAGCGATCGAGCCGGATCTCCTCGGCCGGGAGCTCGCTGACGCGCTCGTCGAGGACGAGCTCGGCCATCTTCATCCCCAGTGCTGGGCCCCACATCATCCCGTGACCACCGGCAGCCAGGACGTAGAAGCCGTGCCGCGGCTCGTCGATGATGGGGAGGTGGTCCGGCGTGTAGTCGATCGAACCGGTCCAGGCGCGACCGACCGGGAGCCCTTTCAGGGCCGGGATCGTCGCTTCCCAGTCCGGCTTGAGGCGCTCGAAGTAGTCCCAGTCGAACTCGAGCAGGAACCGTTCGGTCGGATCGGGCTGCTCCTCCGGATTGCTCATGCCGAGCAGCACGCCCTGCTCGTCAGGCCGGAGGTAGTATCCCTTGGCCAGCACGAAGAGCATCGGAAAGTTCGCTGGCAGCTCGGCAGGGCGAGTAGGGAAGCTGACGATCTGGTGACGGGCGGCCGAGACCGGTACCTCGATGCCGAGGAGCTCGCCGATGCGGCGTGCACCGCGCGGTCCGGCCGCGTTGACCACGCGCTCGGCCTCGAAGGTGCCGCGCGTGGTACGGACGCGATAGCCGCTAGGGAGCGGCTCGATCTCCTGCACCTCGCACTCCTCGAAGAGCGCGACGCCAGCGCGCAGGACCGCGTAGGTGATGTTGCGCGCAACGATGTGCGGGTAGACGAAGCCGTCGTCCGGTGTGTAGGTCGCACCCAGGTAGCGGCTCCAATCGACGAAGGGAAGTCGCTGGGCCAGCTCGTCCGGTTCCAGCCAGACGTTCTCGATACCGCAGCGCCGGCGCAGCTCGACGAGGTCGAGGAAGGCGGCACGTTCCTCGGGTGTCGAGGCGAGGACATAATAGCCGACCTCGACGAAACCGCTGCCGAGGCCGAGCTCGCGCCCGAGCTCCTGGTAGAGCTGGCGCGACCACTTGCCGAGCTTGACGGCCGTCTCCGAACCACCTTGCTGGCGCACGATGCCAGCCGAGCGCGTGGTGGCGCCGAAGCCGGCCCAGTAGCGCTCGCAGACCGCGATCCGCTGCACGCCGCGCTTGGCGAGGTGATAGGCGGTCCAGAGGCCGAGGTTCCCGCCACCGATGATGAGGACATCAGAGGAAGGCATCAGCCACTGCTCCTTTCACTGTTCCCGAACCCGGCGGAGTCCACCAGACCATTCCTCACGCGTCCTCGCCCAGCTGCGCCAGCACCCAGTCGTTGAAGCGCCGGATGTGCGACTCGATCGGCGCGAAGATGCCGCCCTCCGCGTAGGCCCGTGAGTGCATGCTCGCCTGGCAGCGCTCGCACATCGCCCAGTCCTGGCGGTTCACGAGGTCCCAGAAGTCGACCGCATCGCTGGGGTCGAAATCGGGTGATTCGACGACATCGGGCGCGAAGAGCCAGTCGCAGACGATGCGCGTGCGCCCGACGTCGAGCGGCTCCAACCGGTGGATGAGGACGTAGTCCGGGTGGAGGTTGACGAAGACGTTCGGCAGGAGGACCATGCCGTAGTAGGTCCGGTCGTCCTCCGGCCGGAGACCGGGCAAGAGCGGCCGGGTGCGCTTGCCGGTGAGCGTCAGTGTTTCCACTCCCTCGGCAAAGGTCGCGCCGACGCCGTGCTGGTAGGCATAGCCAGCGCGGAAGCTCGGGACCAGCTGGCTCAGTTCCGGGTGGACGACGGCGCAGTGGTAGCACTCCATGAAGTTCTCGACGACGAGCTTCCAGTTCGCGGCCACGTCGTAGGTGACGGTCGCGCCGATCCGCAGCTCGCCGATACCGTAGCGCCGGAAGATCGCCGGGTCGCCGAGCCGCTCGACGACACGCGGCAGGAGCTGGGACTCGACCGGGGGCGGGTCGCTCGCGAGGTTGACCCAGATCATCCCTTCCCAGACGGCGAGCGCGACCGGAAGCAAGCCGTAGGCACTTGGCGAGAATCCTTCAGCGTCGCGCATGTTCGGCGCACCGATCAGACGCCCGTCGAGCGCGTAGCTCCAGGCGTGATACGGGCACTGGATCACCCGCGATTCCAAGCGCCCGCACGGCTCGGTGCACAGCCGGGCACCGCGATGCCGGCAAACGTTCAGGAAGGCGCGGAGCTGGCCGTCCTGCCCGCGGACGACCAGGATCGGCTCGCCGGCCACTTCGGTGGTGAGGTAGTCACCGGCTTGCGGGAGTGCTGCTGCCAGGCCGACACAGGTCCACAGCTGGGCGAAAATGCGCTCCTGCTCGCGCCGGTAGAGTTCCGGGCTCGCGTAGAAGCGACCTGGTAGGGTGGGGACGATCGGGGATGCCTGAACGTTCATCGACGGCTCCTCTCGCGAGTGATCGGACCGGTTCCGATCGATCCCTTCGTCGAACTGACCGTTTCGGGTATCCTTTGTCACGTATACCCGGTCGATCGGTGACATGCAATACGTCGAGCGTCTAGCCTCTGCTGTGCGCGTTCAGACAACTGTATGAAGCCCCAACGACGGATGTCCGGTGAGGTGCAGCGATGCCGATCACGGTGCGGGAATTGCTCGAGCGGCCCGATCTCAAGACGCGCCTGATCGCTGGCGCAGGTGGGGTCGATCGTGTCGTGACGTGGGCGCACGTCTGCGAGCTGGAGGACCCGACAGTCTGGCTCTGCGGAGGCGAGCTGGTCATGACCGTCGGGATCGGGCTGCCGCGCGATCCAGCGGGGCAGGTCGCCTATGTGGAGCGGCTGGCACGAGCGCAACTAGCTGGCCTGATGATCTGCGAGGGAATGAAGGCGCCACCGCTCTCACCGGAGATGCTTTCTGCTGCCGACCGGCTGGCGTTGCCGGTCATGCTGACGGCCTACGAAGTGCCGTTCGTCGCTGTCTCGCGGGTAGTCGCCGACGCTAACCTCGAGGAAGAGCACCGGCGGCTGCGCCAAACGGTACAGGTGTATGATGTGGCGCGCCTCGTCGTGCACGGCGAGTTAGACGAGACCGAGCTGATCGGCCGGCTGGAACGGATCGTCGGTGCCCGCCTGGCGGTCGTCGACCCGGCCTCGGGTCGCGTCCTGATGCCGAGCGACCGGGCCGGTGATGCGGCGTTCGTCCAGCCGCTGCGGCGGGTCATCGAGCGGTATCCCCCCGGACAGCTGCCCGCTGTGCTGCAAGTGAGCGAGGCGGGCGCAGGGACAGTGGCACTGGCCGTGCCGACGCACCGGCCAGTGTTCCTCGTCGTCCCACAGCGCATGCCGGTGCAGCGCGATATCGTCACGCTCCGGCACGTCGCGACGGTGCTGGCGCTCGCCCTGGAGCGCGAGCGCGCCGAACGAGAGCGGCAGTATCGTTTCGGAAGTGAACTGTTCGCGCACCTCGCGGACGGGCGCTTGCCGAGCGAGTTGGCACTGGAGCTTCTCCGGCGCGAGCACGGATTCCCCGAGCCACCCTACGTCGTCGTCGCGGTGACGGCTTCCGATCGCGTGCTGCCGGAACTCCAGGACGAGCTGGCGGCGCTCGGTATACCGCATGTGGCGTTGCGCCGCGACAGCCTGGCATATCTGCTCCTCCCCGAGCCTGCGCTCGTCGCCATCGAGCGAGTGGGTACGGCGGCAGGGATGGGGGCCAGTCAACCGGTGCGGACACTGGCGCGCGTTCCCGAAGCGATGGTCGAGGCGCGCTGGGCGCTCGAGCGTCTCGCAGACGGGCAGCGGCTCGCACGCTTCGGCGAGGGGGTGCTCGGTGCCGGACACTGGCCACTCAGCGTGGAGGCAGCCCGCGAGCTGGTCGACCGGGTACTCGGCCCGCTCGAGGCGCACGATGCGCGACAGGGGACGCAGCTGGTGCGGACACTCGCGACCTTCCTGGCACACGATGGATCGTGGAGCGCGACGGCACGGGCACTCGGTATCCACCGGCAGACGCTGGTCTACCGGGTGCGGCGGATCGAGCAGCTGACCGGCTGCCGGGTCGATCGGGTGAGCGAGCTGGCCACGCTCTACCTGGCGCTGGAAGCGGCGCGGGCCCTGGGCCGGCTTTCGCCGGACAGCAGTGGCCAAGGGTTGGCTGCGTCCGAGGACACGGCAGCAGTGTCCGGGAGCGAGGCCAGGCGGGGCGCCGAGGCGAGGGAGCTGGTCGGACGGGCGCGCGCCTGAGGGGCACCAGAAAGGCGGAACGGATCGAGGAGTCTCGTCCGCCTGGGGTGGTCAGCGCAGCGAGCGTCGGCGGGTCGGTGCGCGGCTGGATCTCGGTGTACCGGCAGGGAGGTGGTGACTACACGGAGCGGAGTCGAGGGAGCTGGTGCGGAAGCGACGAGCGGGAGCAGCGTCGGCGGTTGCGGCGGTGCGGGCGGTGGGCAGAGGGGGGCTTGCCGCCGGTCGACGCGACAGGATCGGTGCGGCACAGCAGCGAGATCCTGACGGGCGCGCGAGCGGTCGATCGGGAGCGGAATATCGGGAAAATCGGGTATACTTGGAAGAGGCTCGCCCGAGCCTCGTGAGCCGGCGTGGCGGAACGGCAGACGCGGCGGTCTCAAAAACCGCTGGGGGCAACCCCGTGTGGGTTCGAGTCCCTCCGCCGGCACCGCCAGGACGAGGAAACTGACCGGGAAGGGCACCGCTCTCCCGCACGCCCCGGAGCGAGAACCGGGGGTCGAACGGTGGTCAGACACCCGTTCGAACCGAACCCCCCGCCGGCGACACGGCCAGCGGACGCCGCCAGCCCTGGGCGCGTGCGTCGAGTTCGCGATCGAGTTCGCAACCAGCGCGTGGAGGCGTGCGGCCGCCTCGCGTGCCAGCGTCGGCTCGACGGGTGAGTCCGTGTCGCGGGTGGTCTGCCCGATGCTGCGCATCGAGCAGCTGGCCAGCGAATCGGGGGAGACCCGGCCGAGGACGAGAGCACCAACGCCTCGCGGGAGCGGCTGTGCGACGCCCGAACCGCTCTCCACCGAGACTCCCAGCGGAGCGAGCGGAGCCGCGCTCGCGATCGGCTGTTTCGGCGCGTAGCGGACCGTCTGGGGGCCCGAGCCTCGACCTGGGGAGTGAGGCTCTCGTCTCAGGGACCAGCGCTTCGGGTATCCGACGACTGCCCTCCATTCTCGACCACCGCCGCTTCGGTCGTTTCCGACTGGAAGGTCTCGTGTGAGCTGCTTGCGCTCGCGCGGAGCGTCTCCGGTCTCTTTCCCGTGTAGCGTCGAATGATGCACCGAGTCCGTCGATCCCGCTGTCGCTGGACGGACCGGCGGTGGTTCCCGTGCTGCCCGCGACGAGCTGGCGATCGCGGCCCCCGGCTGGATACAGCACTCGATCGGCTTCGAGTCGCCCCTCGCTGCAGGACAGCCGACGTTGCTTCCCCGTTGCCCGGGTGAGTCGTTGTCTGCCCGGAGCGTGCCGCGACGACTGGGGGTAGGTTTCGCCGCGCAGGGGCACACGACCGTCGTGCGCTCGACCGCTCTGCCGGCATCGCATCGCTGGCCGGCTGGTCGCTGATCGGATGGAGCTGCCATGCACGATCCGGCCCTGCACGCTCGATCGGAAGCGCCGGTGAGCCTCGAGCGGGCAGCACCCGGCACTGGTCGCACAGCCCTGCATATGGCTATAACCAGATGCCGGCGAGGAGAGACATCGACGCGCGCCGCCTCGCCGTTGAAACAGCTGCTCGAGGGGTCACGAGGTGGAAGCGCGTGCGCAGGGAGGAACTCGGGTCGTGTGTTGCCAGGAGGCAGACTGCCGGTTCCGGTGAACGCCTGGCTACAGGAAGGGAGTTCATAGTGGCGGACGAGCGATTTCCTGCCGCCTGCCGAGCACGTCTCGCACACACTCTCCCCTTCTGGCGCTCGGGGCGCTGGGCACGACTTTCCCCTCTCGGCATGGCCATTGCGGTCGGTGTCATCGCTGCGGTCATCAGTGCCGCCGGTTTGCACCAGCGAGGCGGCTACGCCGGTGATTTCACCTGGGCCTGGCGCGCCGCTCGCTTGCTCGCCCAGGGACAGAATCCCTATCGCGATCCAGGGCTCGACCCGATCTTCCCCTACCCGTTCGATGCGCCGCTGCTCTATCCGTTGACGGCAGTCGTCATCGCCGCTCCGTTCGCACTGTTCCCAGCCTGGCTCGCCGGATCGCTCTTCTTCGGCTGCAGTGCAGCGCTCCTCGCCTACGGCATCGCACGTTCGCGGCGCTGGTACCTCCTACCGCTCTTCCTGAGTGCCCCGTTCTACGTCGCCGCGACGGTCGCCCAGTGGTCACCGCTCGTCGTGGCCAGCGCGCTCGCTCCGGGTCTCGCCTTTCTCGCTGTGTGCAAGCCGAGTATCGGCCTACCGGTTCTCCTGACGCACGGTGACCGCCGGAGCTGGCAACAGGCTGCGCTCTTCGTGCTCCTCACGCTGGCGCTCTTTCCGCTCTGGCCGCTCGGCTGGCTGCACAACCTCCGCACCGAGCACGGCTATCCCGTGCCGCTGACTGTCTTCCCGGGCGTGTTCCTCCTGCTCGCGCTCCTCCGCTGGCGCGACCCGCGTGCCCGGTTGCTCGTGCTGATGGCGTGCTTCCCGCAGCGCCTGTGGTTCTACGACCAGTTGCCGCTCTGGCTGGTCGTGCGGAACGGG from the Thermomicrobium sp. 4228-Ro genome contains:
- a CDS encoding ABC transporter substrate-binding protein — translated: MPDRSDALLRFFSQQHRLRRRAFLGGVLAATTLAACRQSQATPTPSVTTPTAGAAATPTPATAASGELTVPGYDDPNRWKGRTLVVTSWGGALQDALRKAIYQPFARLTGCQIVEDTTDEAKLRTMVESGNVQWDVVDVGTESVIPMGRLNLLEPLDYSKIDTKDIFPELVLEHGVGYYYYSTCLGYRKDKFPNKPPNSWADFWDVQGFPGVRAFQKYAQWGPIEAALLADGVPIDQLYPLDIDRAFRSLDRIKPHITVWWESGAQPAQLLTDGEVDLTDAWIARIQFLIEQGNTQLGYTWNQGRLSSDSLVIPRGSKNVDVAHDFINFALRPEVQRAFAMIYPDGPANQRAFEALPPDGVAVLPSAPENKKLQVYPDYQWWADHLDEVVQRFNAWVTS
- a CDS encoding NAD(P)/FAD-dependent oxidoreductase, whose translation is MPSSDVLIIGGGNLGLWTAYHLAKRGVQRIAVCERYWAGFGATTRSAGIVRQQGGSETAVKLGKWSRQLYQELGRELGLGSGFVEVGYYVLASTPEERAAFLDLVELRRRCGIENVWLEPDELAQRLPFVDWSRYLGATYTPDDGFVYPHIVARNITYAVLRAGVALFEECEVQEIEPLPSGYRVRTTRGTFEAERVVNAAGPRGARRIGELLGIEVPVSAARHQIVSFPTRPAELPANFPMLFVLAKGYYLRPDEQGVLLGMSNPEEQPDPTERFLLEFDWDYFERLKPDWEATIPALKGLPVGRAWTGSIDYTPDHLPIIDEPRHGFYVLAAGGHGMMWGPALGMKMAELVLDERVSELPAEEIRLDRFREPGKVRDAIALPFPTR
- a CDS encoding aromatic ring-hydroxylating oxygenase subunit alpha produces the protein MNVQASPIVPTLPGRFYASPELYRREQERIFAQLWTCVGLAAALPQAGDYLTTEVAGEPILVVRGQDGQLRAFLNVCRHRGARLCTEPCGRLESRVIQCPYHAWSYALDGRLIGAPNMRDAEGFSPSAYGLLPVALAVWEGMIWVNLASDPPPVESQLLPRVVERLGDPAIFRRYGIGELRIGATVTYDVAANWKLVVENFMECYHCAVVHPELSQLVPSFRAGYAYQHGVGATFAEGVETLTLTGKRTRPLLPGLRPEDDRTYYGMVLLPNVFVNLHPDYVLIHRLEPLDVGRTRIVCDWLFAPDVVESPDFDPSDAVDFWDLVNRQDWAMCERCQASMHSRAYAEGGIFAPIESHIRRFNDWVLAQLGEDA
- a CDS encoding PucR family transcriptional regulator — protein: MPITVRELLERPDLKTRLIAGAGGVDRVVTWAHVCELEDPTVWLCGGELVMTVGIGLPRDPAGQVAYVERLARAQLAGLMICEGMKAPPLSPEMLSAADRLALPVMLTAYEVPFVAVSRVVADANLEEEHRRLRQTVQVYDVARLVVHGELDETELIGRLERIVGARLAVVDPASGRVLMPSDRAGDAAFVQPLRRVIERYPPGQLPAVLQVSEAGAGTVALAVPTHRPVFLVVPQRMPVQRDIVTLRHVATVLALALERERAERERQYRFGSELFAHLADGRLPSELALELLRREHGFPEPPYVVVAVTASDRVLPELQDELAALGIPHVALRRDSLAYLLLPEPALVAIERVGTAAGMGASQPVRTLARVPEAMVEARWALERLADGQRLARFGEGVLGAGHWPLSVEAARELVDRVLGPLEAHDARQGTQLVRTLATFLAHDGSWSATARALGIHRQTLVYRVRRIEQLTGCRVDRVSELATLYLALEAARALGRLSPDSSGQGLAASEDTAAVSGSEARRGAEARELVGRARA